The DNA region ttaatcgcacttaatttttcaccgcggaacgtttctcactgaatgagtttcagcggaccgattatactggagcaccaactagcgttcctcaagtatcacctcaatgcttttacagaaggtctacctacctatagggtacctgaatttcggaaatgtaggctagtatatttctaaatatcccagtgtttcccctaccattatcttaggggggcgcgtttacaatgtctcctccaagaaaacacggactggatcgcggactccattcataaaaacctaatttactacagcgcggaatgccacggaattcgtcgatttttggattgataaatcaaaagttcgtctgtcacttaattcaaatcgcgatatggactagtgtctgtgaaaactgaaatgcaaaaagaccgtttaaatatgaatcctgcatgttccgtttgcctctgtatgttagaatggcagagacgcggttttttttactgcacgcgtgatgctcccgttaatttttggcatttgcatctcacatgaacagatagactcaatctccaaagctactgtcagtgtcacttttaccgtttcatttgagaaaactagcatcatatcatactttacacacagaaacttcaccgcaacctgtcaaaataaaagtacggtttaacatgaaacagaacaatattcctatttaaataattgacaaaaaaacaatatatatgataaaaaaataaataaaacaacatgattaaccacttaattgtagaaaaaaatactatgattattatttaaatggtaaattattattatttattgattttaacagcaaacctctgtttgtttttcaaaaattaaaaaggtttatttttcatttgattaaaaataaataaatgtttatgctttcatttgattatgagaaaaattaaaacaagaatttcttaaaaaaaataaaataaataaaaatagcaaaagattgtaaagccctattgttcaaaatgttaaaatagagagttttcgacttattttttcactgaaataaatgttttcgttattacacaaagtagggtaaagtaccgagaaaaaaaagtatggaaacctaggggaaacactgtatcctattgctacacttaatggaaatattgcactggtctgttggacttggttgaacaaaaataaacaatattttgttgcttaagtttatgtattcagtcattattcaatggtatactaaaaatccatatgaaaaaacttacttctcgctgttctcaggtcaaatatttatatgcgattaaaatgcgattaatttcgattaattaattacaaagcctctaattaattagattaatttttttaatcgagtcccggccctaatatttaGTTATCTGtatatgggtcattctacagaattggtccaaagtcaaagttgaaaatgtcttgaaaaaaagttgttttccaaaaaaattgtatgccattaaatatttataatatttatatgtataatatttctagtaattgtgtagttaattctcatattgtattttcagaaagtttcccaaatttgtcactaccaaaacacagtaataatgatttaattagaaaggttatattgacctattatgCTTTtgattgtaaatatttattttttgctattttattagttttttttccagaggtaaatacatttttaaaaatattcccAGTGTAATTTATCAAATTTTtcttgtaaaaggcaaaaagttgatcatactgatttcaaagttaaggatccATTAGTTTGAATaaacattgaaccaaaaactgtcataatatCTTAGTTGGTAATTCagttcactaccgaaacaattaTGAAACGTTTTGGTCGTGACAATTTTACAGGATAACACCCACAAAACGAAGACGCCACTGCCGAAACTTCatcaaatgtttcagtagtgacaattttagatacttttgaacctagctcaaagatgcatTCATGTTATGAACAGTGgttaaatgttatggaataaactCCCAAAAaggtgtgttttgtttttttacattaagcttcataaaataaagaaaatataacatttttagaacttcatttttaaaagaatcaaaaagatacttttaaaaacaacaatgcaaATGAAAAAACATTTTCAGTTGAAAATTTAAGTTGAAATTTAGAGGTTAGGGATCCGGACAGCCACCtaccaattgaaagtacccaataaatgattttAGATATACTCTTAAGATATGctgatattttatatattattgtgggtttcaatagcaGTTTGCCACAATTCTGTAAAATGTATCAGCTTCTTTGTTTGATTTGTTCTCTTCTTGCCACAGAGATATTCTTCCTTTTCTCTCTGTACGACTATGACAGAAGTGGGCAGATGGATGGCCTTGAATTGATGCAACTACTGACAGATTTCCTGACTAATCATGAAATGATGCCAAAGTCAGCAGATTCTGTAAGTGCTGCTAGTTGTGTCACAACATTCAAAGTAAGCTCTTGAATTCTCTTATGACTTCAATTGATTTACATTGTAGGTTGTATCTATGGTGGATTATCTGCTACAAACTCAGGATCTGAACCAGGATGGACTACTTGCTCCGTCAGAGCTGTTATCATCCTCGAAAGACCATCAGCAAGAAAACAAAATTGTTCCCACCGAACCACCTGCTGAGGATGCCTTAAAACAggagcaaacacacacaaaaccagAGGATGGACTTCCTGAAACTCACCAACAAGATACAGAGGGCAACCAAGTGTCTGAACATCAAAATGAGACACAAGACTCATCTAAAGAAGAAATCATGGAGGTTGAGAATCACAACCAGCAGGAGCAGCCTCCAGAAGAGAAGAAGCTGCAAGATGATGATCAGGGAGAGAAGAACATTCCAGTACATCAAGGGCAACCAGAGATTTAATGCCAAATTAAGCATAAAGTGCAATTTTAGAGACTTGTACAAATCAGCCATACATTGGAAACCACTTACCTGCTGCATATACTGTACTGTATGACTGATGCCTAATTTATGGACATACTAAAAGTTAAAGTACAAAAGCATGTGTTAATGTTAGCATTGTGAatcctcagaattgagttatgAAACCCAAACAATTATCTGAATTAGTAACACTGTTCAAACTATGCAAACCCTGAAAGTAAAGCTAGGAACCTAGTCACAGCCAAGGTTTAGCAACCATTGTTAGGGTTTTGTAACCAACCCTTGGCATATTTCTACACCCAGccccttttttggggggggttaAACGCCTTTGAAATAAACATGCTCAATTAGAGGTAAAGACTATATTTTGAGCTTCAAGACTGTTGCTGAAAGGCTTATGTTTCTGATGAGAACCCAATGAAACTTGGATGGCTCAGGATGTAGAAGGCTTAAATTATATTGCCACAAGTGAACAACTAACTGTGCGAAGTTGCTGGTTTTTATTTTAAGCGCAAGTCACACAGTAAAGCTGTACTGCActttccaaagaaacaaaagatCCCTAATGCTTCATTTCCAGTACGGATTTCTCATAAAGCCTCAGCATTCCTGATTTCTATACATAGTGTGAAGACTTCTTCCCTTAGATCTGATATTCCTTCATTCCCATAAGATGTCAAGCGATTAAAAACCAGTCATGACAGTACATACTTtggttttaatatttatttcattttagacaGTGCATTAAAACTCAAAACAAGTAAAAACCATTCAACCTAAACaagcaatttttttaaaaaactcaaacatacagGACAATTATGGCTGAGGCATCAAGTTGATTTTATAGGTAGCCTAAAACTGACTCCTGGACTATGGTTACATATTTTGTGGTGCTTAAAAATGACACTTCAGTTCTAAAACAACTAAAATGTACCCGATTGAGGATCCTCGTCTAAAAAGACACGTATAAAAGTCATTGATTAACAATTAAATGCATCACTGCCATAGAGGATGGCCATCAGCTTAAAGTTGAAGACATTCTATGTCACTTATTTCAGCACCCTCTTGTAGTTTTTGGTGATCACATTGGGATTCCAGCGACAATTTCAGATTCAATGCCACAGTGGTCCTCACCTCTGAGAATCTTGAAATATCCtaaagcagcaaaaaaaaaaaatataataataataataataataataataataataataataataataggtggAGTAACAAACTGCAGACAAAATAGCATTTTAGCCTTTACAAAAGAGAATGAACCTCACCATTATCACCCCAGTCAGTGTTCCAAGAGTTAGCAGCAAGCCAATAGGGGACGCCATTCTCCTCGCCCCAGCCCATGATCTTAATAGCATGACCGCCTAGTGCAGATCCACTCACGTGTTGATATACACCTACAAAAATAAGTTAATAACCAAATTCTCAACCATTCCATGTTGTATTTGTACTTCTGCCATGTTTTTAAATGATAAACTGAAACCAACCAGATTTATATTGCAGGAAGTCCTCATAGACGGTGAAAGCTCCCTCTACTGGGCCGTTCTTGAAGAGCTCTTTCATAATATCCTTCTGATTAGATGGAACACTATAGGATGTCTTTCCTGCAGTGACAAACAAGGACCAAAAAGTTAAATGAATTCACTTTTTGACAGCAAACTTGGGAGTGCATGTGAGCCTTTAAATAATCCTGTGGACAACAGGCAGGCTTTGAGTTGAAAATAGGTCTACAACCGCTGAAAGAAATGTCTGAAGAGATGCAAAGTCGTCATGAGGGTGAAACGTACTAAATTTCAGTTCTTTGAACTCTTACCAAAGTGTTTGTCCTCCTTGTAAGAGGGGCTGTAGCCAGGTTCACAGGCCATATCACAGTTAGGAGTGTCTCCACCCTCTCCAGAACAAGGAGGGCGACTGCCATTCACATGATGCTCACAGGGTTCAATGGTGTATGGACGGCAGCCTAAAAATAAGCAGGTTCTTTTAAGTTAAAGCTTTGCAAATGCAATCAAAGTAATAATATCAGGGAAGTCACTAACCAATATGGGAGTTATAGAGTCCACCGCTGACCAGACCGTCTGAGTTCCAGAATTCCCAAGCAGCAGATGGGTATCCACCGTTACATCTGAGattaaaacataattaatatCTTATGGGCCAAAACGGCACAAACACAGCATTAAAATGCGATGTCTGGTAGTATGACTGTCATTTGATGTATGCAGGATTCATACAGATACTGttaaatgaaattccaggacttaaggacttcaagcactactttttaatttttcaaaGGCTTTATTCTAGATCCCACTTATTAAACGATGCCTTTTaaattacacacacaaaaaaaaaaaaaaaaaaaaaaaaaaaaaaaaaagcaaaacttcCGATCGAAATGAAGTGGCTTGCGAAACTTCAAAAACCCAAACGTAATAATTTAATCCGTGCTCCAGAGTTACGATCTGAAGTGAGGGAGTCAGAAACCCGCTCCAAAAATCCCGATTTAAAGTCAAATGACttgatccatgctctgaagttccaatatgGAGAAACCCACTAAATACTGATTTAAAGTCAAATTATTCACAATCCCTGCTCCAAAGTTACAGTCTGAAGCCAAAGATTAGTAAACCTGCAACCTAGCCAAATCAGAGGGATTCGTGATCCATGCTCTGCAGTCCCAAAAGCATCATTAGCCAACTATGGTTTTAAACTCCATTGAGCTCCATTTGTAACAAAGGAACTTGCGACCTTCACTTGCTTTCGGGAAACACACCCCTGAATGAgtcacaaaccatcatttcagatcaggactcaggATTTCAGAGCGTGTATTGCAAATTGATTTATAAAGCTGCTCCGAATTCCCAatctgcatcaaatgattcacaatgcgATGGAGCGCTTTTAAAGAGTGAACCATTCTGCAAggcaggggaaaaaaaaaaaaaaaataataataataataataataataataataataataataataataataataataataataataattcaaaaccAGAAGTAATTAAAAACGTTGAAATTGGAAAATGGCtattaatttgatctggtttttgctagtgaactGCTTCAAATGAATGATTTAAGTCCATCTTGACCAGAGTGATTATGACATTGAAATAAGTTGGatatttcttacacaaacgcaccATTTAGTTTCAAAAGTCCTTTATTAGCCAGAGCTGTGTGTAGcacattttatgatggatggacacaccttaactgccattataaagcttggaaaagtcaCGGCATTTTTATTACTCCGATTTGAAAGattaaaatcatatacacctggAATAGCTTGATGGCTAATAAATCATTTTGTGggtaaattatccctttaaagtgGATTCAGATTTGAAAAGTCATGTAGTGCACATCAGCCTTTGCAATTACATCTTCAACTTACCCCATGCCACAGCTGTCACAGCAGGTAAGCAGGTCCTGAGCAGAGACCTCCACACTCACTTTGGCATTGCTGTGGATGCATATTCTGTCAGATATAGCTTCAGCAGCCCCAAATGCCTATGAAGAGAATGAAGATGCTCAGCAAAACCTAAGTTACAAGTAACAGAAACCAAAGGTCATGTTGCGTACACCAGAGATAAGTCCTCACCCAGCATGAACCGCAAGAACCCTGGTCTCTGATCTCTTTAAGAGTGGGGCAGTTGGGCCACTGCTCCCTAGGATCAAAGTTAGTGGGGAGCTTGATGTCATCAGCATACTGTACCCTGGCAAATAAAAGACAAAGAGCTGTTATTCTGGAATGCAGAACTGAAAGTAGATAGCATAAGGAAACCTAAAGAACATTGTGTGACAAAGTAGTCATATGTATACCATGACTGCAATGTTGACAAGTTCCACTTCCACTTTAAAGTTTCTCCACTCACTCTTTCGTCTCACACCACATTTAACTGAACTCACATGACAGGGAGTTTGGGTCCTTTCAGCAAAGTCCCACACAGCCTCTTCACATAGCTGTAGTCGACGTCGCCGAAGTTGTGTCCAGCCTATAGGTGGGCattagatttattttaaaatcatgcAGGAGATCGTACAGAGCCCCCAAAATCCTTCTCACGTCTCTTACCTTCCAAGTAGTGTTTGCTTTGTTGATGAAATTGATCATCTCATGGGAGAGGGGAGCGAGGCGAGGTCGAGCCCAGCTAACCGAAAGGGCTGAGATCACGCAGAGGAAAGCCAGCCGCCACATTctgaaacacaaaaacacaattaaTCTCACTTTTACGTGCAATTCTAAAGGTCCCACTTTAACCACTCTTAATACAGACTGCA from Garra rufa chromosome 21, GarRuf1.0, whole genome shotgun sequence includes:
- the ctsba gene encoding cathepsin B, giving the protein MWRLAFLCVISALSVSWARPRLAPLSHEMINFINKANTTWKAGHNFGDVDYSYVKRLCGTLLKGPKLPVMVQYADDIKLPTNFDPREQWPNCPTLKEIRDQGSCGSCWAFGAAEAISDRICIHSNAKVSVEVSAQDLLTCCDSCGMGCNGGYPSAAWEFWNSDGLVSGGLYNSHIGCRPYTIEPCEHHVNGSRPPCSGEGGDTPNCDMACEPGYSPSYKEDKHFGKTSYSVPSNQKDIMKELFKNGPVEGAFTVYEDFLQYKSGVYQHVSGSALGGHAIKIMGWGEENGVPYWLAANSWNTDWGDNGYFKILRGEDHCGIESEIVAGIPM
- the cgref1 gene encoding uncharacterized protein cgref1: MQTYGAVLLSSVGVGFIMERPLTAAARDTGVAKRSSGAVNMIITRLLFLLILPSLSLCAPQVQQTHSFSNDDIVVPDLPNPFGSSENNRRLLQSYIKSSLKEGQTSPELNTREQEIFFLFSLYDYDRSGQMDGLELMQLLTDFLTNHEMMPKSADSVVSMVDYLLQTQDLNQDGLLAPSELLSSSKDHQQENKIVPTEPPAEDALKQEQTHTKPEDGLPETHQQDTEGNQVSEHQNETQDSSKEEIMEVENHNQQEQPPEEKKLQDDDQGEKNIPVHQGQPEI